Proteins from a single region of Corynebacterium pseudogenitalium:
- the rpsK gene encoding 30S ribosomal protein S11: protein MPPKTRSGARRGGRRIVKKNVAAGHAYIKSTFNNTIVSITDQTGAVISWASSGHVGFKGSRKSTPFAAQMAAENAARKAMDHGMKKVDVFVKGPGSGRETAIRSLQAAGLEVSSISDVTPQPFNGCRPAKRRRV, encoded by the coding sequence ATGCCTCCTAAGACTCGTTCCGGTGCGCGCCGTGGTGGCCGTCGCATCGTAAAGAAGAACGTGGCTGCTGGCCACGCATACATCAAGTCGACCTTTAACAACACCATCGTCTCGATCACGGATCAGACCGGTGCTGTTATCTCCTGGGCTTCCTCCGGCCACGTTGGCTTCAAGGGATCCCGCAAGTCCACGCCGTTCGCTGCTCAGATGGCAGCTGAGAACGCTGCTCGCAAGGCGATGGACCACGGTATGAAGAAGGTTGACGTTTTCGTCAAGGGTCCAGGCTCCGGCCGTGAGACCGCAATCCGTTCGCTCCAGGCTGCTGGCCTGGAGGTGTCCTCGATCTCTGACGTGACCCCACAGCCGTTCAACGGCTGCCGTCCGGCGAAGCGTCGTCGCGTTTAA
- the rpsD gene encoding 30S ribosomal protein S4: MARYTGPATRKSRRLRVDLVGGDMSFERRPYPPGQAGRARIKESEYLLQLQEKQKARFTYGVMEKQFRRYYEEANRLPGKTGDNLLILLESRLDNVVYRAGLARTRRQARQLVSHGHFTVNGKRIDVPSYKVTQYDIIDVRDKSRKMLWFEEAQDNLLDAVVPAWLQVVPDTLRILVHQLPERAQIEVPLQEQLIVELYSK; encoded by the coding sequence ATGGCTCGTTATACCGGCCCTGCTACCCGTAAGTCCCGTCGCCTCCGCGTCGATCTCGTCGGCGGTGACATGTCCTTTGAGCGTCGCCCGTACCCTCCGGGGCAGGCTGGCCGCGCTCGCATCAAGGAATCTGAGTACCTGCTCCAGCTCCAGGAGAAGCAGAAGGCTCGCTTCACCTACGGAGTGATGGAGAAGCAGTTCCGTCGCTACTACGAGGAGGCCAACCGCCTCCCAGGCAAGACCGGCGACAACCTGCTGATCCTGCTTGAGTCCCGTCTGGACAACGTTGTATACCGTGCAGGTCTGGCGCGCACGCGCCGCCAGGCACGTCAGCTTGTTTCCCACGGTCACTTCACCGTGAACGGCAAGCGTATCGACGTTCCTTCTTACAAGGTCACGCAGTACGACATCATCGATGTTCGTGACAAGTCCCGCAAGATGCTCTGGTTCGAAGAGGCCCAGGACAACTTGCTGGACGCCGTTGTTCCGGCATGGCTCCAGGTCGTTCCGGACACCCTGCGCATTCTCGTGCACCAGTTGCCGGAGCGCGCTCAGATCGAGGTGCCGCTGCAGGAGCAGCTCATCGTCGAGCTCTACTCGAAGTAA
- a CDS encoding DNA-directed RNA polymerase subunit alpha — translation MLISQRPQLTEEYIDTNRSKFIIEPLEPGFGYTLGNSLRRTLLSSIPGAAVTSIKIDGVLHEFTTINGVKENVSEIILNIKDIVLSSESDEPVVMYLSVEGPGVVTAGDIETPADVQIHNPDLHIASLNEQARLEMELVVERGRGYVPAMPNSGGEAGRIPVDQIYSPVTRVAYKVEATRVEQRTDFDKLIIDVETKNSMSARDALASAGSTLVELFGLARELNTAAEGIEIGPSPQETEYIAAYNLPIEDLNFSVRSYNCLKREGINTVGQLAECSETDLMDIRNFGEKSINEVKIKLASMSLTLKDAPEDFDPTQIEGYDAETGDYVDDTAEETE, via the coding sequence ATGCTCATCTCACAGCGTCCGCAGCTGACCGAGGAGTACATCGATACCAACCGCTCGAAGTTCATCATTGAGCCACTCGAGCCAGGTTTTGGTTACACGCTGGGTAACTCCCTGCGCCGTACGCTGCTGTCGTCCATTCCGGGCGCAGCGGTTACCTCGATCAAGATTGATGGTGTGCTCCATGAGTTCACCACCATCAACGGTGTGAAGGAAAACGTTTCCGAGATCATCCTCAACATCAAGGACATCGTGCTGTCGTCGGAGTCCGACGAGCCAGTCGTGATGTACCTGTCCGTTGAAGGCCCAGGAGTCGTTACCGCCGGCGACATTGAGACGCCAGCTGATGTTCAGATCCACAACCCGGATCTGCACATCGCTTCGCTCAATGAGCAGGCACGCCTTGAGATGGAGCTTGTCGTGGAGCGTGGCCGTGGCTACGTCCCAGCGATGCCGAACTCTGGTGGGGAAGCCGGCCGCATTCCGGTCGACCAGATCTACTCGCCAGTGACCCGTGTTGCCTACAAGGTTGAGGCAACCCGTGTTGAGCAGCGCACTGACTTCGACAAGCTGATCATTGACGTGGAGACGAAGAACTCCATGTCTGCTCGCGACGCGTTGGCTTCGGCCGGTTCCACCCTGGTGGAGCTGTTCGGCCTGGCACGTGAGCTGAACACGGCAGCAGAAGGCATCGAGATCGGCCCGTCCCCACAGGAGACGGAGTACATCGCGGCTTACAACCTGCCGATTGAGGATCTCAACTTCTCCGTCCGGTCCTACAACTGCTTGAAGCGCGAGGGCATCAACACCGTCGGCCAGCTGGCTGAGTGCTCTGAGACCGACCTGATGGATATCCGCAACTTTGGCGAGAAGTCCATCAATGAGGTCAAGATCAAGCTCGCCTCCATGAGCCTGACGCTGAAGGACGCTCCGGAAGATTTCGACCCGACCCAGATCGAAGGCTACGACGCCGAGACTGGTGACTACGTCGACGACACCGCGGAAGAAACCGAGTAA
- the truA gene encoding tRNA pseudouridine(38-40) synthase TruA, protein MNTMRLRFDIAYDGTDFHGWARQKGDLRTVQGTVEDALALVLRHPVALTVAGRTDAGVHARGQVAHADIDPAALQQRSLDGDPARLVRRLAKLLPDDIRVQQVREVAPEFDARFSAMARHYIYRVTTNPAGALPTRTRDTAVWARPVDVQLMQQTADVLLGLHDFAAFCKPRPHATTIRDVHSFRWVDASTEAEPQLYEAHISADAFCWNMVRALTATCLTVGQGKRDLAWATGLLDATERRADVPLAPAKGLTFDHVVYPPEQEWEARANTTRDRRSL, encoded by the coding sequence ATGAACACGATGCGGCTGCGTTTCGACATCGCCTATGACGGCACCGACTTTCACGGCTGGGCCCGGCAGAAAGGCGACCTGCGGACCGTCCAAGGAACCGTGGAGGACGCGCTCGCGCTTGTGCTGCGCCACCCCGTCGCCCTGACGGTCGCGGGCCGTACGGATGCGGGGGTCCACGCCCGTGGCCAGGTTGCGCACGCAGACATCGACCCGGCCGCGTTGCAGCAGCGCTCTCTTGACGGTGATCCTGCACGCCTGGTGCGTCGCCTTGCCAAACTGCTACCGGACGACATCCGAGTTCAACAAGTCCGGGAGGTTGCCCCTGAGTTCGACGCTCGCTTCTCGGCGATGGCGCGTCACTACATCTACCGCGTCACTACCAACCCAGCGGGGGCGCTGCCGACACGGACGCGTGACACTGCGGTGTGGGCTCGCCCGGTCGACGTGCAGCTAATGCAACAGACCGCCGACGTGCTGCTCGGGCTGCACGACTTCGCGGCGTTCTGCAAGCCGCGACCGCACGCGACGACGATCCGCGACGTGCACAGCTTCCGCTGGGTAGACGCTTCCACGGAGGCGGAGCCGCAGCTCTACGAGGCACACATCAGTGCCGACGCGTTCTGTTGGAACATGGTGCGCGCACTGACCGCGACGTGCCTCACGGTCGGGCAGGGCAAGCGCGACCTGGCGTGGGCCACTGGACTGCTCGACGCCACTGAGCGGCGCGCCGACGTACCGTTAGCCCCCGCGAAGGGGCTGACCTTCGACCACGTTGTGTACCCACCAGAGCAGGAGTGGGAGGCACGAGCCAACACAACTCGTGATCGGCGTTCGCTCTGA
- a CDS encoding DUF6541 family protein, translating into MVTAGMFIAAVLVFVLPGFLVNVISGMRVPASVVASIPVSFGIIGFSAWSWGLTSARFSPWTFSVSVVFVMLCAAGWRYAFARRARERWTGTGQLSWRRALLPGTPQERREGSVVDPVWVLPLLGVIAGSAMLISDKLRWLQGTPLGLANIVQGWDSQWHANTVRFIMDEGIASPTRMGELMYQETHSSLLYPSGYHAGVALFAKTAGMAPIPALNVAQAIVPSVAACVSVACLVFAFLRSRGLTAQIAAGFAPLLVYGAPQLMWVSDFVGMWPYMMAVALTGIVIWQFLEVPRHHNSAFAAAIGFFGVVAVHPSPVTTIALAVAFAWCFSTLLRPVRSRLVDTVWLAAPALAGAVLFLPQMFAGSEQAQEVAGWSTPEDGTAPNPWALAITMDTRHVTEYFPNYNPTVLLWLALVGAVAVVAWRRQVWPVAFYVLSLATVVQATAPLPPVLDVVPSLVSGLHYNTAHRLVLPVVMCVIVAAAIGASVMIRMLTLAPVAAREGTVVAKGASTIGAVLVSLVVAASTATAVHANAAQSAEGIYTAPRVGGRMVNDDDLAAFDWLATQPVAWEGVTYGEPADGHSWLYAYTGVPTLSRHYLWPAKTRGDDTATALFDVEMLGRGVLGDATAKNAVDRAVERLNIKFYIASPPSFWAQQPPRVNLNNATANSALTPVYVKGDTVIFAVNEAFTRAELAEMQHDAVKHGSEPLELW; encoded by the coding sequence GTGGTCACTGCCGGGATGTTCATAGCAGCGGTACTTGTGTTTGTGCTGCCAGGATTCCTGGTCAACGTCATCTCCGGCATGCGTGTGCCGGCGTCGGTGGTGGCGTCGATACCCGTGAGCTTCGGCATTATTGGCTTCAGCGCCTGGTCTTGGGGCCTGACGTCGGCGAGGTTTTCGCCGTGGACGTTCTCTGTGAGCGTGGTGTTTGTGATGTTGTGTGCTGCGGGGTGGCGCTACGCGTTTGCGCGCCGCGCCCGCGAGCGCTGGACTGGCACTGGGCAACTGTCGTGGCGTCGGGCGCTGCTGCCGGGGACTCCGCAGGAGCGGCGCGAAGGCAGTGTGGTTGACCCCGTCTGGGTGCTGCCGCTGCTTGGTGTGATTGCGGGGTCGGCGATGCTGATCAGTGACAAGCTGCGGTGGCTGCAGGGAACTCCGCTGGGTTTGGCCAATATCGTGCAGGGTTGGGATTCCCAGTGGCACGCCAATACTGTGCGCTTCATCATGGATGAGGGGATTGCGTCGCCAACGCGCATGGGGGAGCTGATGTACCAGGAGACGCACAGTTCGCTGTTGTATCCCTCGGGGTACCACGCGGGGGTTGCGTTGTTTGCCAAGACCGCTGGGATGGCGCCGATCCCCGCGCTGAATGTGGCGCAGGCGATCGTGCCATCGGTGGCGGCTTGCGTGTCCGTGGCGTGCCTGGTGTTTGCGTTTCTGCGGTCGCGGGGGCTGACGGCGCAGATCGCGGCGGGGTTCGCGCCGCTGCTGGTGTACGGTGCGCCGCAGCTGATGTGGGTGTCGGATTTTGTTGGCATGTGGCCGTACATGATGGCAGTTGCGCTCACGGGCATTGTGATTTGGCAGTTCCTGGAGGTGCCACGGCATCACAACTCGGCGTTTGCGGCGGCCATCGGGTTCTTCGGGGTGGTGGCGGTGCACCCGTCGCCGGTGACCACGATTGCGCTGGCGGTGGCCTTCGCTTGGTGCTTTTCGACGCTTCTTCGTCCCGTCCGTTCACGCCTCGTGGACACTGTCTGGTTAGCGGCCCCGGCGCTTGCCGGTGCGGTGCTGTTCCTGCCACAGATGTTTGCTGGTTCCGAGCAGGCGCAGGAGGTCGCGGGGTGGTCTACTCCGGAGGATGGCACGGCGCCAAATCCGTGGGCGCTCGCGATCACGATGGATACGCGCCACGTCACTGAGTACTTCCCGAACTACAACCCGACTGTGCTGCTGTGGCTCGCGCTCGTGGGGGCGGTGGCGGTTGTGGCGTGGCGTCGCCAGGTGTGGCCGGTGGCGTTCTACGTCCTGTCACTTGCGACGGTGGTGCAGGCAACCGCACCGCTTCCGCCGGTGCTGGACGTGGTGCCTTCGCTGGTTTCGGGGCTGCACTACAACACGGCGCACCGCCTGGTGTTGCCGGTGGTGATGTGCGTCATCGTCGCGGCGGCCATAGGGGCCTCGGTGATGATTCGGATGCTGACGTTGGCGCCGGTTGCCGCGCGTGAGGGCACGGTGGTGGCGAAGGGGGCGTCGACAATTGGGGCGGTGCTCGTGTCCCTCGTGGTGGCTGCGAGTACTGCGACCGCCGTGCACGCGAATGCAGCTCAATCGGCGGAGGGCATTTACACCGCTCCGCGCGTTGGCGGTCGAATGGTCAACGATGACGACCTGGCTGCGTTCGACTGGCTCGCGACGCAGCCTGTGGCGTGGGAAGGCGTGACCTACGGCGAGCCCGCGGACGGGCATTCGTGGCTGTATGCCTACACCGGCGTGCCGACGCTCTCCCGGCACTACCTGTGGCCAGCGAAGACACGAGGCGACGACACCGCAACCGCGTTGTTCGACGTAGAGATGCTCGGGCGCGGGGTGCTCGGCGACGCGACGGCGAAGAACGCCGTGGACCGGGCCGTTGAACGGCTGAACATCAAGTTTTACATCGCATCGCCGCCGTCGTTCTGGGCGCAGCAGCCGCCGCGCGTGAATTTGAACAATGCCACGGCCAATAGCGCGCTGACCCCGGTGTACGTGAAGGGAGACACGGTGATCTTCGCGGTGAACGAGGCGTTTACGCGCGCCGAGCTCGCGGAGATGCAGCACGACGCCGTCAAGCACGGCTCGGAACCGCTGGAGCTTTGGTAG
- the eccB gene encoding type VII secretion protein EccB, with product MSQRLLPTTRPQVSGHRFMQRRVEHGLIYGDIRMIHDPLAARRRAGIFGAVGVVLIAAVMGLFAWMSPNPHPGEAPIVRATDGGLFVRVDGTLHPVTNLTSARLIAGEAAEPARAGGDYLATVPRGLPVGIVAAPGMFAPEATEAHAWSACHTEGKVTVVAGQAPAPLPRGTAVLAVADHREWVVDAHGRRQLPPSTTPEGRIMRRALGIDATTPRWSPPNAVLGALREGPAFTLPPRLPEVLRTPEATWVLTEHGGVQQVSDTAAQVLLDAGAASRDVNRADIAHYPDAQPPLDLRIPHEAPRWVQPTQDTVCVNDKRGAATWPKDAGGVLEGAIALAGTGTATHFAGLREGAVGVDTGQGLLVVSPEGARHEVAGQATLELIGVRHTEEAPWQIVALLPAGAPLERSVALKPVAS from the coding sequence ATGTCGCAGCGATTGTTGCCAACAACGCGACCGCAGGTGTCGGGGCACAGGTTCATGCAGCGCCGTGTGGAGCACGGCCTGATCTACGGCGATATCCGGATGATCCATGACCCGCTGGCGGCGCGGCGCCGCGCGGGGATCTTCGGGGCGGTCGGGGTGGTGCTGATCGCCGCGGTGATGGGGCTATTCGCCTGGATGAGCCCGAACCCGCACCCCGGCGAAGCCCCGATCGTGCGAGCTACTGACGGCGGCCTGTTCGTGCGTGTCGACGGCACCTTGCACCCTGTGACGAACTTGACTTCCGCTCGCCTCATCGCCGGGGAGGCCGCCGAGCCTGCCCGCGCCGGTGGGGACTACTTGGCCACGGTGCCGCGCGGCCTGCCAGTGGGCATCGTCGCGGCTCCTGGGATGTTTGCCCCTGAGGCCACGGAGGCGCATGCCTGGTCCGCGTGCCACACCGAGGGCAAGGTCACGGTGGTCGCGGGTCAGGCGCCTGCGCCGCTACCGAGGGGTACGGCGGTGCTGGCGGTGGCGGATCACCGTGAGTGGGTCGTCGATGCGCACGGTCGCAGGCAGCTGCCGCCATCCACCACGCCGGAGGGGCGCATCATGCGCCGTGCCCTGGGGATCGACGCCACGACGCCGCGCTGGTCGCCGCCGAACGCGGTGCTCGGCGCTCTGCGCGAGGGACCGGCGTTCACGCTGCCACCGCGCCTCCCTGAGGTACTGCGCACCCCGGAGGCCACCTGGGTGCTTACGGAGCACGGCGGTGTGCAGCAAGTCTCTGACACGGCCGCCCAAGTGCTTCTCGACGCCGGCGCCGCCTCCCGCGACGTCAACCGCGCAGACATCGCGCATTACCCGGACGCGCAGCCGCCACTGGACCTGCGCATCCCGCACGAGGCTCCGCGCTGGGTGCAACCCACACAGGACACGGTGTGCGTGAACGACAAACGTGGCGCAGCCACCTGGCCGAAGGATGCCGGTGGCGTGCTTGAAGGGGCGATTGCGCTGGCGGGGACGGGCACCGCGACCCACTTCGCGGGACTACGCGAGGGCGCCGTCGGCGTGGATACAGGGCAAGGCCTACTCGTGGTGTCGCCGGAGGGTGCCCGCCACGAGGTCGCCGGGCAGGCCACCCTCGAGCTGATCGGTGTGCGCCACACCGAGGAAGCGCCGTGGCAGATCGTTGCGCTTCTCCCAGCCGGAGCTCCGCTCGAGCGGTCGGTGGCGCTGAAACCGGTGGCGTCTTAG
- a CDS encoding S8 family serine peptidase has product MRTTASRRLFVTLCVPLAVGTTLPISIPAPPAQAQDYACARPAHLQLDRNTPPELDPSVAASRSHASGRGVRVAVIDTGIARHPQLPPVTPGRDFVTPDDPDPFFDCDSHGTIVAGIIASRDLGIAPTAHLISIRQTSAHYREEQAAGSLATLTDAINNAVDERARVINISIVSCMPPYLAASLDTRELEAALHRAETSGAVVVAAAGNATNECAHGFAVFPAHMPTVLAVGAREDAHTVADYSIASPKPPLSARGTTPVVLASDGAGFATGITGELQPDGTPTVQPYVGTSFAAPVVSGAIALLFERYPHLSPQQVREIVYAAAEPNGGALRPEDIVTQLPPTPPREATVTTIDAPLPTASLAARRAGLALGGLLACIALTIVARSLRGGRGRRGL; this is encoded by the coding sequence ATGCGCACCACTGCTTCTCGACGCCTCTTCGTCACCCTCTGCGTCCCGCTCGCCGTTGGAACGACGCTGCCAATCTCGATCCCGGCCCCACCGGCGCAGGCCCAGGACTACGCCTGTGCCCGCCCTGCGCACCTGCAACTAGACCGAAACACGCCACCGGAGCTTGACCCATCCGTCGCCGCGTCCCGCAGCCACGCGAGTGGACGCGGGGTGCGCGTCGCCGTCATCGACACCGGCATCGCGCGGCACCCGCAACTGCCGCCGGTCACACCCGGCCGAGACTTCGTCACACCCGACGACCCCGATCCATTCTTCGACTGCGACAGCCACGGCACCATCGTCGCCGGCATCATCGCCAGCCGCGACCTCGGCATCGCGCCCACAGCGCACCTCATCTCAATCCGGCAAACCTCCGCGCACTACCGCGAAGAGCAGGCCGCGGGATCACTCGCCACCCTCACTGACGCCATCAACAACGCCGTCGACGAACGCGCACGCGTCATCAACATCTCAATCGTCTCCTGCATGCCGCCTTACCTCGCCGCAAGCCTGGACACCCGCGAGCTGGAGGCCGCGCTCCACCGCGCCGAAACCTCCGGTGCCGTCGTCGTGGCCGCCGCCGGCAACGCCACCAACGAATGCGCCCACGGCTTCGCCGTCTTCCCCGCGCACATGCCCACGGTCCTTGCCGTCGGCGCACGCGAGGACGCCCACACTGTCGCCGACTACTCCATCGCATCCCCAAAGCCGCCGCTCTCCGCCCGCGGCACCACACCCGTGGTCCTCGCGTCCGACGGCGCAGGGTTCGCCACCGGCATCACCGGCGAGCTCCAACCCGACGGCACACCAACCGTGCAGCCCTACGTGGGCACCAGCTTCGCCGCACCCGTCGTCAGTGGCGCCATCGCCCTCCTCTTCGAGCGCTATCCACACCTCTCACCGCAACAAGTGCGTGAGATCGTCTACGCCGCCGCGGAACCCAACGGCGGGGCGCTGCGCCCAGAAGACATCGTCACGCAACTCCCACCCACGCCACCGCGCGAGGCAACCGTCACCACCATCGACGCACCGTTGCCCACCGCATCCCTTGCGGCCCGGCGCGCCGGGCTGGCACTCGGTGGGCTCTTGGCATGCATCGCGCTGACGATCGTGGCGCGCTCCCTCCGTGGGGGCCGCGGACGCCGCGGGCTCTAA